Proteins from a genomic interval of Thermoanaerobacterium thermosaccharolyticum DSM 571:
- a CDS encoding transcriptional regulator, giving the protein MPLTRRKIDFLETLIELYDKNKVPVHYVDVANSMGISKWTAYDMLTELEELGYVQSEYYLDEDKSLGRSILVYTPKESAYDVVNKSSTHEWNTVKETLLNVIKKNDNTILVDDFIK; this is encoded by the coding sequence GTGCCTTTAACGAGAAGGAAGATTGACTTTTTAGAAACTCTTATTGAGCTTTACGACAAAAATAAAGTTCCTGTTCATTATGTTGATGTTGCAAATTCTATGGGCATAAGCAAATGGACTGCTTATGATATGCTGACAGAACTAGAAGAATTAGGATATGTACAGAGTGAATATTATCTAGATGAGGATAAATCGCTTGGCAGATCGATTTTAGTTTACACACCTAAAGAAAGCGCTTATGATGTTGTAAACAAAAGCAGTACACATGAATGGAATACTGTAAAAGAAACTTTGCTAAACGTGATTAAAAAAAATGACAATACAATATTAGTGGATGATTTTATAAAATGA
- a CDS encoding radical SAM protein, which produces MNIIDPAVGAIINYIDKDPEKNLQTMANLMSKIAVLPRHRQQIESVKAFLEDKDSNWYKFTIKGIKNIDKNILKTLMINFLVNASLKGIPKQQEWEKKLDANVPWAILMDPTEACNLNCVGCWAGKYNPHNLSYETMDKVCSEAEELGVYFIVLSGGEPTVRMKDIIKLAENHKSQVFHLFTNGTLIDEDMVKEVKRVGNITFAISINGLKENNDAIRGQGTFDKVMKAMDLLRENGVLFGYSATYTRTNIEEIFSDEFVDKMIEKGAYFAWYFTYIPVGKDPDVKFMVTPEQRKYAYEKINYIRATKELFAIDFWNDGEFSGGCIAGGKRYLHINAAGDVEPCAFIHYANVNINDVSLKEALMSPIMKSYRKRMPFNQNHLRPCPLIDNPKELLDIVRESKAKHTENSEASHIENLYNDLTQVAENWGEVADDIWENKNASKKEA; this is translated from the coding sequence ATGAACATTATTGACCCTGCTGTAGGAGCGATTATCAATTACATTGATAAAGATCCTGAAAAAAATCTACAAACCATGGCCAATCTCATGTCAAAAATAGCTGTATTACCGAGGCACAGACAGCAAATAGAAAGTGTAAAGGCATTTTTAGAAGATAAAGACAGCAATTGGTACAAATTCACGATTAAAGGAATTAAAAATATTGACAAAAATATTTTAAAGACATTAATGATTAATTTTTTGGTAAATGCCAGCCTTAAAGGCATTCCAAAACAGCAAGAGTGGGAAAAAAAGTTAGATGCCAATGTGCCATGGGCAATATTAATGGATCCGACAGAAGCATGTAATTTAAATTGTGTAGGTTGTTGGGCTGGAAAGTACAATCCACATAATCTTTCTTATGAGACAATGGATAAAGTTTGTAGTGAAGCAGAAGAACTTGGTGTCTATTTTATAGTCTTATCTGGTGGCGAACCCACCGTTAGAATGAAAGACATAATAAAACTTGCTGAAAACCATAAGAGTCAAGTATTTCATTTGTTTACAAATGGAACACTTATAGATGAGGATATGGTAAAAGAAGTTAAAAGGGTAGGGAATATCACATTTGCAATCAGTATAAACGGTTTGAAGGAGAACAATGATGCAATAAGAGGTCAAGGAACTTTTGACAAAGTAATGAAAGCAATGGATTTATTAAGAGAAAATGGTGTTTTATTTGGGTATTCTGCAACATATACGAGAACTAATATTGAGGAAATATTCAGTGATGAATTCGTCGATAAAATGATAGAAAAAGGTGCTTACTTTGCTTGGTATTTTACATATATACCTGTTGGAAAAGATCCAGATGTCAAATTCATGGTTACACCTGAGCAGAGGAAATATGCGTATGAAAAGATAAATTATATAAGAGCCACAAAAGAGCTTTTTGCAATTGACTTTTGGAATGATGGCGAATTTAGCGGAGGATGTATTGCTGGTGGTAAGAGATATTTGCATATAAATGCAGCAGGTGATGTGGAACCATGTGCTTTTATTCACTATGCCAATGTTAATATAAATGATGTGAGTTTAAAAGAAGCACTTATGTCGCCGATAATGAAATCATACAGGAAAAGAATGCCTTTTAATCAAAATCACTTGAGGCCGTGTCCATTAATTGATAATCCTAAAGAATTGTTAGATATAGTCAGAGAATCAAAAGCTAAGCATACTGAAAACAGTGAGGCATCTCATATTGAAAACTTGTATAATGATTTAACACAAGTAGCTGAAAATTGGGGAGAAGTCGCAGATGACATCTGGGAAAATAAGAACGCTTCAAAAAAAGAAGCTTGA